In Amycolatopsis methanolica 239, a single genomic region encodes these proteins:
- a CDS encoding succinate dehydrogenase hydrophobic membrane anchor subunit codes for MATETLALDKPRSPRRPAARRSNFELYSWLFMRISGLALVVLVLGHLFIMNILDGGVHRINWGFVAGRWSSPFWQFWDLAMLWLAQLHGGNGLRTVIDDYARKDSTRFWLKIVLYVSMVVILFVGTLVIFTFDPDMAGS; via the coding sequence ATGGCAACCGAGACCCTCGCACTCGACAAGCCGCGCTCGCCGCGGCGACCCGCCGCCCGCCGCAGCAACTTCGAGCTCTACAGCTGGCTGTTCATGCGGATCTCCGGCCTCGCGCTGGTGGTACTGGTGCTCGGCCACCTGTTCATCATGAACATCCTCGACGGCGGCGTGCACCGGATCAACTGGGGCTTCGTCGCAGGCCGCTGGTCCTCGCCGTTCTGGCAGTTCTGGGACCTGGCGATGCTGTGGCTGGCCCAGCTGCACGGCGGCAACGGCCTCCGGACGGTCATCGACGACTACGCACGCAAGGACAGCACGCGCTTCTGGCTGAAGATCGTGCTCTACGTGTCGATGGTCGTCATCCTGTTCGTGGGCACCCTGGTGATCTTCACCTTCGACCCCGACATGGCCGGCAGCTGA
- the sdhC gene encoding succinate dehydrogenase, cytochrome b556 subunit: MSTTASTAADQTAAEASDRAGASRRSGTFYRGDPGMWSWVLHRITGVLTFFFLFVHVLDTALVRVSPDTYNEVIETYKTPLVNLMEVGLVGAVLFHALNGIRVMLVDFWSKGTKYQKHMLWTVAVIWVLVMIPGAIAMMWRTVSEMFGG, from the coding sequence ATGTCCACCACGGCGAGCACCGCCGCCGACCAGACGGCGGCGGAGGCGAGCGATCGGGCGGGTGCCTCACGCCGGAGCGGGACCTTCTACCGGGGCGACCCGGGCATGTGGTCCTGGGTCCTGCACCGGATCACGGGCGTGCTCACCTTCTTCTTCCTGTTCGTCCACGTCCTCGACACCGCGCTGGTCCGGGTTTCGCCCGACACCTACAACGAGGTCATCGAGACCTACAAGACCCCGCTGGTCAACCTCATGGAGGTCGGCCTGGTCGGCGCAGTGCTGTTCCACGCGCTGAACGGCATCCGGGTCATGCTGGTCGACTTCTGGTCGAAGGGCACCAAGTACCAGAAGCACATGCTGTGGACGGTCGCCGTCATCTGGGTGCTCGTCATGATCCCCGGTGCGATCGCGATGATGTGGCGCACGGTGTCGGAAATGTTCGGAGGCTGA
- a CDS encoding BMP family lipoprotein, whose protein sequence is MAAALALAGCAKDSGTSGSSNNDNAAAGSCVTATAPAATAASTSSSAAGERVDASKLRVALAFDIGGRGDASFNDAAAAGVDKAKADMGVTDVRESTASPTEDEAAKEQRLTQLATDGYSPILAIGFAYASAVQAVAPKFPNTQFAIVDDDSVTAPNVTPLVFSEEQGSFLVGVAAVYKSKNCHVGFVGGVNTPLIQKFEAGFIAGAKAASNKVQITSDYLTPAGDNTGFQDPAKGNIKAAAEFSAGADVVYQAAGASGKGVFQAASAAKSLAIGVDSDQYNQATVAEYKDVIMTSMLKRVDVAVYDYIQALASNTLSSLPKRFDLSVDGVGYSTSGGKIDDIKPQLEGYKQAIISGSITVPTTPQK, encoded by the coding sequence ATGGCGGCGGCGCTCGCGCTGGCGGGGTGTGCGAAGGACTCCGGCACCAGCGGGAGCAGCAACAACGACAACGCAGCGGCCGGTTCCTGCGTCACGGCAACGGCGCCCGCGGCCACCGCGGCGTCGACCAGTTCGAGCGCCGCGGGCGAGCGGGTCGACGCCAGCAAGCTGCGGGTCGCGCTCGCGTTCGACATCGGGGGCCGGGGTGACGCCTCGTTCAACGACGCCGCCGCCGCGGGTGTGGACAAGGCCAAGGCCGACATGGGGGTCACCGACGTCCGGGAGAGCACCGCGTCGCCGACCGAGGACGAGGCCGCCAAGGAGCAGCGCCTGACGCAGCTGGCCACGGACGGCTACAGCCCGATCCTGGCGATCGGTTTCGCCTACGCGAGCGCCGTGCAGGCCGTCGCGCCGAAGTTCCCGAACACCCAGTTCGCCATCGTCGACGACGACTCGGTGACCGCGCCGAACGTCACCCCGCTGGTGTTCTCCGAGGAGCAGGGCTCCTTCCTGGTGGGCGTCGCGGCGGTCTACAAGAGCAAGAACTGCCACGTCGGCTTCGTCGGCGGCGTGAACACCCCGCTGATCCAGAAGTTCGAGGCCGGCTTCATCGCGGGCGCGAAGGCCGCGTCGAACAAGGTCCAGATCACCAGCGACTACCTGACCCCGGCCGGCGACAACACCGGTTTCCAGGACCCGGCGAAGGGCAACATCAAGGCCGCCGCCGAGTTCTCCGCCGGCGCCGACGTGGTCTACCAGGCCGCAGGCGCCTCCGGGAAGGGCGTCTTCCAGGCCGCGAGCGCGGCCAAGAGCCTCGCCATCGGCGTCGACTCCGACCAGTACAACCAGGCGACCGTCGCCGAGTACAAGGACGTCATCATGACCTCCATGCTCAAGCGGGTCGACGTGGCCGTGTACGACTACATCCAGGCGCTGGCGAGCAACACGCTGAGCTCCCTGCCCAAGCGGTTCGACCTGTCGGTCGACGGCGTCGGCTACTCCACCTCCGGTGGCAAGATCGACGACATCAAGCCGCAGCTCGAGGGTTACAAGCAGGCGATCATCTCGGGCAGCATCACCGTCCCGACCACGCCGCAGAAGTAG
- a CDS encoding ABC transporter ATP-binding protein, with product MTNSPPAVELRGITKRFPGVVANSDVNLTVASGEVHAICGENGAGKSTLMKILYGMQPPDEGTIAINGEQIRLRNPQDAIRAGIGMVHQHFMLADNLTVRENVLLGAENLHGIGRAARAKLAELEKQVGLSAPLDALVETLGVADRQRVEIMKVLYRGARIVILDEPTAVLVPQEVDALFETVRGMQAQGFTFIFISHKLDEVRAIADTVTVIRRGTTVGTADPKKISSRELAEMMVGSELPSPETRESTVTDRDVLRVSGLRLTVEGSERAVLDDITFTVHAGEVLGIAGVEGNGQTELVETIMGMRKASGGSIELVDADGTARDLTGLGTLARREAGIGYVPEDRTRHGLLLTQPLWANRILGYQTRRPVSKGQLLDIPGARKDTERIVAEYDVRTPGIEVPAAALSGGNQQKLVVGRELSGNPVLLIASHPTRGVDVGAQALIWEQIRQARHDGLAVLLISADLDELIGLSDTIRVMLRGRLVSEADPATVTPQELGSAMTGAEEAA from the coding sequence ATGACCAACTCTCCACCGGCCGTCGAGCTGCGCGGCATCACGAAGCGCTTTCCCGGCGTGGTCGCCAACTCCGACGTCAACCTGACGGTGGCGTCGGGCGAGGTCCACGCCATCTGCGGCGAGAACGGGGCCGGCAAGTCCACCCTGATGAAGATCCTCTACGGCATGCAGCCGCCGGACGAGGGCACCATCGCCATCAACGGCGAGCAGATCAGGCTGCGCAACCCGCAGGACGCGATTCGCGCCGGCATCGGCATGGTGCACCAGCACTTCATGCTCGCCGACAACCTGACCGTGCGGGAGAACGTCCTGCTCGGCGCGGAGAACCTGCACGGCATCGGCCGCGCGGCGCGCGCGAAGCTGGCCGAGCTGGAGAAGCAGGTCGGCCTGTCCGCGCCGCTGGACGCGCTGGTCGAGACGCTCGGCGTCGCCGACCGGCAGCGCGTGGAGATCATGAAGGTGCTCTACCGCGGCGCGCGGATCGTCATCCTCGACGAGCCGACCGCGGTGCTCGTGCCGCAGGAGGTCGACGCGCTGTTCGAGACGGTGCGCGGCATGCAGGCGCAGGGCTTCACCTTCATCTTCATCTCGCACAAGCTCGACGAGGTCCGCGCGATCGCCGACACGGTCACCGTGATCAGGCGCGGTACCACCGTCGGGACCGCCGACCCGAAGAAGATCTCCTCGCGTGAGCTGGCGGAGATGATGGTCGGGTCGGAGCTGCCCAGCCCGGAGACCCGCGAGTCGACCGTCACCGACCGGGACGTGCTGCGCGTGTCCGGCCTGCGGCTGACCGTCGAGGGCTCCGAGCGTGCGGTGCTCGACGACATCACCTTCACCGTGCACGCGGGCGAGGTGCTCGGCATCGCCGGTGTCGAGGGCAACGGCCAGACCGAGCTGGTCGAGACGATCATGGGCATGCGCAAGGCCAGCGGCGGGTCGATCGAGCTGGTCGACGCCGACGGAACCGCGCGCGACCTGACCGGTCTCGGCACGCTCGCCCGCCGGGAGGCCGGCATCGGCTACGTGCCGGAGGACCGCACCCGGCACGGGCTGCTGCTGACGCAACCGTTGTGGGCCAACCGGATCCTGGGCTACCAGACCCGGCGGCCGGTCTCCAAGGGACAGCTGCTCGACATCCCCGGCGCCCGCAAGGACACCGAGCGGATCGTCGCCGAGTACGACGTCCGCACGCCCGGCATCGAGGTGCCCGCGGCGGCCCTGTCCGGCGGCAACCAGCAGAAGCTGGTGGTCGGCCGCGAACTGTCCGGCAACCCGGTGCTGCTGATCGCGTCGCACCCGACCCGCGGCGTCGACGTCGGCGCGCAGGCGCTGATCTGGGAGCAGATCCGCCAGGCCCGGCACGACGGCCTCGCGGTGCTGCTGATCTCGGCCGACCTCGACGAGCTGATCGGCCTGTCCGACACCATCCGCGTCATGCTGCGCGGACGTCTGGTGAGCGAGGCCGACCCGGCCACCGTCACACCTCAGGAACTGGGCTCTGCCATGACCGGAGCGGAGGAAGCCGCGTGA
- a CDS encoding ABC transporter permease — MTSWRTKVLPPLLAIVFSVLICSIALLISGADPLQAYGTMIGQLFKGTTAVDTVNLATVYYLSGLAVAIGFQMNLFNIGVEGQYRFAAVIAAIAGGAVVLPPVIHVVFIILVALLAGALYAAVPAILKVTRGVSEVISTIMLNAIVGGIVAFLINPDQFGVLTGNNLKTEEIAPSGRVPNIPLGDGELFGFVIIAAAIGFAYWFMLNRTRFGFELRASGESTTAAAAGGVNAKKMTLIAMLLSGAVAGLVAIPELVGRDFTYAITSTQGYGFTGIAVALLGRNHPGGIALGALLWAFLDKSAVSLEQVDVPKEIATIMQGAIVLSVVVAYEIVKRADLAAAQRRVGRALSGGRPASVSEGGAV, encoded by the coding sequence GTGACCTCCTGGCGCACCAAGGTGCTGCCGCCCCTGCTGGCGATCGTCTTCTCGGTGCTGATCTGCTCGATCGCACTGCTGATCTCCGGAGCCGATCCGCTGCAGGCCTACGGCACCATGATCGGTCAGCTCTTCAAGGGCACCACCGCCGTGGACACGGTGAACCTCGCGACGGTCTACTACCTGTCCGGGCTCGCGGTGGCCATCGGCTTCCAGATGAACCTGTTCAACATCGGTGTCGAAGGCCAGTACCGCTTCGCCGCCGTCATCGCCGCGATCGCCGGTGGGGCGGTGGTCCTGCCGCCGGTCATCCACGTCGTGTTCATCATCCTGGTCGCGCTGCTGGCCGGGGCCCTCTACGCGGCCGTGCCCGCGATCCTCAAGGTGACCCGCGGCGTCAGCGAGGTCATCTCGACGATCATGCTCAACGCGATCGTCGGCGGCATCGTGGCGTTCCTGATCAACCCCGACCAGTTCGGCGTGCTGACCGGGAACAACCTCAAGACCGAGGAGATCGCCCCGTCCGGCCGGGTGCCGAACATCCCGCTCGGCGACGGCGAGCTGTTCGGGTTCGTGATCATCGCCGCGGCCATCGGGTTCGCCTACTGGTTCATGCTCAACCGCACCCGGTTCGGCTTCGAGCTGCGGGCCAGCGGCGAGTCGACCACGGCGGCGGCCGCGGGCGGCGTCAACGCCAAGAAGATGACGTTGATCGCGATGCTGCTGTCCGGCGCGGTGGCCGGCCTGGTCGCCATCCCCGAGCTGGTCGGCCGCGACTTCACCTACGCCATCACCTCGACCCAGGGCTACGGCTTCACCGGCATCGCGGTCGCGCTGCTGGGCCGCAACCACCCCGGCGGCATCGCGCTCGGCGCGCTGCTGTGGGCGTTCCTGGACAAGTCGGCGGTGTCGCTGGAGCAGGTCGACGTGCCGAAGGAGATCGCGACGATCATGCAGGGCGCGATCGTGCTGTCGGTCGTCGTGGCGTACGAGATCGTGAAGCGGGCCGACCTGGCCGCCGCGCAGCGCCGCGTCGGCCGCGCGCTGTCCGGTGGCCGTCCCGCCTCGGTGAGTGAAGGGGGTGCGGTGTGA
- a CDS encoding ABC transporter permease produces MTTATDLTSAPLVVPPSPRRRRLPAWARAAMWAIGIVAVLSTASYLTGVNTLTSTNTAQTALRLALPILLCALGGLWSERGGVVNIGLEGMMILGTWGAAWGAYYGGPWAGLGAAILFGALGGLLHAIATVTFNVNHIVSGVAINLLGLGVAKYLATLIFEPLSGNPRQSPTVPTFDTYSATFLSNWLTDLEDQQRVFISDAAGLLNGLVTGVAPLTMIAILLVPVSYLVLWRTRLGLRLRSCGENPVAAESLGINVYAHRYLGVLVSGGLAGMGGASLVLLQGGGGYLENQTNGRGYIGLAAMIFGNWRPGGLLGGAALFGYADGLQLSGGGRAVLALLYGVVLLLFVIVVVQLIRRQWIAAALGVAGAGVLYWIYWSNDTLPSELTPYTAHVVTLIVLAVASQRLRPPKADGARYRRGEGD; encoded by the coding sequence GTGACGACCGCGACGGATTTGACGTCCGCGCCCCTGGTGGTGCCGCCGAGCCCGCGCAGGCGCCGCCTGCCCGCGTGGGCCCGCGCCGCCATGTGGGCGATCGGGATCGTCGCGGTGCTGTCCACCGCGTCGTACCTCACCGGGGTCAACACGCTGACTTCGACGAACACCGCGCAGACCGCGCTGCGGCTCGCGCTGCCGATCCTGTTGTGCGCGCTCGGCGGTCTGTGGTCCGAGCGCGGCGGTGTGGTCAACATCGGTCTCGAGGGCATGATGATCCTCGGCACCTGGGGTGCGGCGTGGGGCGCCTACTACGGCGGCCCGTGGGCCGGCCTCGGCGCGGCGATCTTGTTCGGCGCGCTCGGCGGTCTGCTGCACGCGATCGCGACGGTGACGTTCAACGTCAACCACATCGTGTCCGGTGTGGCGATCAACCTGCTCGGGCTCGGGGTCGCGAAGTACCTGGCGACGCTGATCTTCGAGCCGCTGTCCGGCAACCCGCGGCAGTCGCCGACGGTGCCGACGTTCGACACCTACTCGGCGACGTTCCTGTCGAACTGGCTCACCGACCTGGAGGACCAGCAGCGGGTGTTCATCTCGGACGCGGCCGGCCTGCTCAACGGGCTGGTCACCGGGGTGGCGCCGCTGACGATGATCGCGATCCTGCTGGTGCCGGTGAGCTACCTGGTGCTGTGGCGGACGCGGCTGGGCCTGCGGCTGCGGTCGTGCGGGGAGAACCCGGTGGCTGCCGAGTCGCTGGGCATCAACGTGTACGCGCACCGGTACCTGGGTGTGCTGGTCTCCGGCGGTCTGGCCGGTATGGGCGGCGCCTCGCTGGTGCTGCTGCAGGGCGGCGGCGGTTACCTGGAGAACCAGACGAACGGCCGCGGGTACATCGGCCTGGCCGCGATGATCTTCGGCAACTGGCGCCCGGGTGGCCTGCTCGGTGGCGCAGCGCTGTTCGGGTACGCGGACGGTCTGCAGCTCTCCGGCGGTGGCCGGGCGGTGCTGGCCCTGCTGTACGGCGTGGTGCTGCTGCTGTTCGTGATCGTCGTGGTGCAGCTGATCCGGCGGCAGTGGATCGCGGCGGCGCTCGGCGTGGCCGGCGCCGGTGTCCTGTACTGGATCTACTGGTCCAACGACACGCTGCCGAGCGAGCTGACCCCGTACACCGCGCACGTGGTGACGTTGATCGTGCTGGCGGTGGCGTCGCAACGGCTGCGGCCGCCGAAGGCCGACGGCGCCCGGTATCGCCGTGGCGAGGGGGACTAG
- a CDS encoding cytidine deaminase yields MGEIDWEALRAQAVEAAKSAYAPYSGLHVGVAGLVDDGRVVVGCNVENASYGLGLCAECTMAGQLRLSGGGRLVAVACRSGSGDLLMPCGRCRQIIFELGGGSCLVDTPSGVLPMTSVLPDAFGPADLP; encoded by the coding sequence GTGGGCGAGATCGACTGGGAGGCGCTGCGCGCTCAGGCCGTCGAGGCGGCGAAGAGCGCGTACGCGCCCTACTCGGGGCTGCACGTCGGCGTCGCCGGGCTGGTGGACGACGGCCGGGTGGTCGTCGGCTGCAACGTGGAAAACGCTTCCTACGGGCTCGGGCTGTGCGCGGAGTGCACGATGGCCGGGCAGTTGCGGTTGAGCGGCGGCGGTCGTCTGGTGGCGGTGGCGTGCCGGTCCGGCAGCGGTGATCTGCTGATGCCGTGCGGCCGGTGCCGCCAGATCATCTTCGAGCTGGGCGGCGGTTCGTGCCTGGTGGACACCCCGTCCGGGGTCCTGCCGATGACCTCGGTGCTGCCGGACGCGTTCGGGCCCGCGGACCTGCCGTGA
- a CDS encoding thymidine phosphorylase, with protein sequence MKAFAAVDVIRAKRDGGALSDEQIRWVVDAYTRGEVAEEQMAALAMAVFLRGMDARETATWTGAMIDSGTRLSLRVDRPTVDKHSTGGVGDKITLPLAPLVATCGAAVPQLSGRGLGHTGGTLDKLESIPGWRAALSVDEITAQLNSVGAVVCAATSGLAPADRKLYALRDVTGTVESVPLIASSIMSKKIAEGSAGLVLDVKTGSGAFMKSREQAMELARTLVEIGSAQGVATTAVLTDMSTPLGSAVGNAVEVAEAVEVLQGGGPADVVELTVALAREMLELAGISVDPARVLASGEAYETWCRMITAQGGDPAAPLPRPGHVMVFPAPSSGYLSVLDAYAVGVAAWRLGAGRARKEDPVQHAAGVRCLAKPGDRVVAGEPLLELHTDTPDAVPAALEALAGAVVISDAAPVPGELVLGRVG encoded by the coding sequence GTGAAAGCGTTTGCGGCGGTCGACGTCATCCGGGCCAAGCGGGACGGCGGCGCGCTGAGCGACGAGCAGATCCGCTGGGTCGTGGACGCCTACACGCGTGGCGAGGTGGCCGAGGAGCAGATGGCCGCGCTGGCGATGGCCGTGTTCCTGCGCGGGATGGACGCGCGGGAGACGGCGACCTGGACCGGCGCGATGATCGACTCCGGAACACGGCTGTCGCTGCGCGTGGACCGGCCGACCGTGGACAAGCACTCGACCGGCGGGGTTGGCGACAAGATCACCTTGCCGCTGGCCCCGCTGGTCGCCACGTGCGGCGCGGCGGTGCCCCAGCTGTCCGGCCGCGGCCTCGGCCACACCGGCGGGACGCTGGACAAGCTGGAGTCGATCCCCGGTTGGCGGGCCGCACTGTCGGTCGACGAGATCACCGCCCAGCTGAACTCGGTCGGCGCGGTCGTCTGCGCGGCGACGTCCGGGTTGGCCCCGGCGGACCGGAAGCTGTATGCCCTGCGGGACGTGACGGGCACGGTCGAGTCGGTGCCGTTGATCGCCAGCTCGATCATGAGCAAGAAGATCGCGGAGGGCTCGGCCGGCTTGGTCCTGGACGTGAAGACGGGGTCCGGGGCGTTCATGAAGTCACGCGAGCAGGCGATGGAGCTCGCCAGGACGCTGGTCGAGATCGGTTCGGCGCAGGGCGTGGCGACGACGGCCGTGCTGACGGACATGAGCACGCCGCTCGGGTCCGCCGTCGGGAACGCGGTGGAGGTCGCCGAGGCCGTGGAGGTGCTGCAGGGCGGCGGGCCGGCGGACGTGGTCGAGCTGACGGTGGCTCTGGCGCGGGAAATGCTGGAGCTCGCGGGCATCTCGGTCGACCCGGCTCGGGTGCTGGCTTCCGGTGAGGCGTACGAGACGTGGTGCCGGATGATCACTGCTCAGGGCGGCGATCCTGCCGCGCCGTTGCCGCGACCTGGGCACGTCATGGTGTTCCCCGCGCCGTCCTCGGGTTATCTGTCTGTTTTGGACGCCTATGCGGTTGGCGTGGCTGCCTGGCGGCTGGGTGCCGGGCGGGCGCGTAAAGAGGATCCGGTGCAGCATGCGGCTGGTGTCCGGTGCCTGGCCAAGCCCGGTGATCGGGTGGTGGCGGGGGAGCCGTTGCTGGAGTTGCACACCGACACTCCCGATGCGGTGCCGGCGGCTCTGGAGGCGCTTGCGGGTGCCGTGGTGATCAGTGATGCGGCGCCGGTGCCGGGGGAGTTGGTGCTGGGGCGCGTTGGGTGA
- a CDS encoding VOC family protein, with protein sequence MLRLGIPVLGVDDVARAEAFWTEALGLHVTSEWGNANWRTLSGAALPHQQHEAGNATTPTTHQTSPAGEVTQRAPAPTPPAPAPHH encoded by the coding sequence ATGTTGCGGTTGGGAATCCCGGTGCTCGGTGTCGACGACGTCGCGAGGGCCGAGGCGTTCTGGACGGAGGCGCTCGGCCTCCACGTGACGAGCGAGTGGGGAAACGCGAACTGGCGCACCCTCAGCGGCGCCGCCCTTCCCCACCAGCAACACGAAGCCGGCAACGCAACAACACCGACTACGCACCAGACCTCCCCCGCCGGGGAGGTCACCCAACGCGCCCCAGCACCAACTCCCCCGGCACCGGCGCCGCATCACTGA
- a CDS encoding adenosine deaminase yields the protein MSDNATRAPLTMENIRRVPKVLLHDHLDGGLRPRTVIELADALGYRDLPTTDVAELSRWFRDAADSGSLESYLETFAHTCGVMQTEEALVRVAAECVEDLAADGVVYAEVRYAPELFVERGLSLDAVVEAVQAGFAEGERRAAQQGKVIRMGTLLCAMRQHARAAEIAEIAVRYRDSGVAGFDIAGPEAGFPPTRNLDAFEYLRTNNAHFTIHAGEAFGLASIWEAIQHCGAERLGHGVRIVDDIKRDPDGTVHLGRLASYVRDRRIPLEICPSSNVQTGAAASIADHPIGLLADLRFRVTVNTDNRLMSGCSMSSEFATLADAFGYGWSDFQWFTINAMKSAFLDFDQRLDLINNVIKPGYAELV from the coding sequence ATGTCCGACAACGCCACGAGAGCGCCCCTGACCATGGAAAACATCCGGCGGGTGCCCAAGGTCCTGCTCCATGATCACCTTGACGGAGGACTCCGTCCGAGGACCGTGATCGAACTGGCCGACGCCCTCGGGTACCGCGATCTGCCCACGACGGACGTGGCCGAGCTGAGCCGCTGGTTCCGCGACGCCGCCGACTCCGGCTCACTGGAGTCCTACCTGGAGACCTTCGCCCACACCTGTGGCGTGATGCAGACCGAAGAAGCGCTGGTCAGGGTGGCCGCGGAGTGCGTGGAGGACCTCGCCGCCGACGGCGTGGTCTACGCCGAGGTGCGCTACGCGCCGGAGTTGTTCGTCGAGCGCGGCCTGTCGCTGGACGCGGTCGTCGAGGCCGTCCAGGCAGGGTTTGCGGAGGGTGAGCGTCGAGCCGCTCAGCAGGGAAAAGTCATCCGAATGGGTACTTTGCTGTGTGCGATGCGTCAGCACGCCCGAGCGGCGGAGATCGCCGAGATCGCGGTGCGTTACCGGGACTCCGGAGTGGCCGGGTTCGACATCGCGGGACCGGAAGCCGGATTCCCGCCCACCCGCAACCTCGACGCATTCGAATATCTGCGCACCAATAACGCGCATTTCACCATTCATGCCGGTGAGGCGTTCGGACTCGCTTCCATCTGGGAGGCGATTCAGCATTGTGGTGCCGAACGACTCGGGCACGGTGTGCGGATCGTGGACGACATCAAGCGCGATCCGGACGGCACGGTCCACCTCGGCCGGCTCGCGAGCTACGTCCGCGACCGCCGCATCCCGCTGGAGATCTGCCCGTCCTCCAACGTGCAGACCGGCGCCGCGGCGTCGATCGCCGACCATCCGATCGGGTTACTCGCGGACTTGCGCTTCCGGGTGACCGTCAACACCGACAACCGGCTCATGAGCGGCTGCTCGATGTCGAGCGAGTTCGCCACACTCGCCGATGCGTTCGGCTACGGGTGGTCCGACTTCCAGTGGTTCACGATCAACGCGATGAAGTCGGCGTTCCTCGATTTCGATCAACGGCTCGACCTGATCAACAACGTGATCAAACCGGGCTACGCCGAGTTGGTCTGA
- a CDS encoding MFS transporter: MSRAAGLDTRSRRRWGILALGLAAQTASCSFLYGIPFLVPEMRAAGLTLAEAGTIVSAPSIGLLFTLIAWGAAADRYGERLVMAIGLGASSALLLVTSLAAPSTGVLFALFLLAGALTASVNAASGRAVMGWFGPDERGTAMGVRQTAQPLGVGVAALALPPLAQHWGFQSAVLFPAVSGLVVAALVAWLVIDPPRPEKKPGAPKPASPYRTPTLWRLHGASALLVVPQFAVSAFAPVYLVSAHGWSALAAGWFLAAVQVLGAVGRLASGYWSDRVGSRLRPMRQLAVASAAVMLLVAVGDVSWMWVVLFALVLAAVITVADNGLGFTASAELAGIDWAGRAMGTQNTAQNIAASLTPPLLGLVIGDSRYALAFCVAAVFPVLAVGLTPVRAESRSS; this comes from the coding sequence ATGAGCCGGGCAGCTGGGCTGGACACGAGGAGTAGGCGCCGGTGGGGCATCCTCGCGCTCGGCCTCGCGGCCCAGACCGCGAGCTGCTCGTTCCTCTACGGCATCCCGTTCCTGGTGCCGGAGATGCGCGCGGCCGGGCTGACGCTCGCGGAGGCGGGCACGATCGTCTCCGCGCCCAGCATCGGCCTGCTGTTCACGCTGATCGCCTGGGGCGCGGCGGCCGACCGCTACGGCGAGCGCCTGGTCATGGCGATCGGTCTCGGCGCGTCGTCGGCGCTGCTGCTGGTCACCTCGCTGGCCGCGCCGTCGACGGGGGTGCTGTTCGCGTTGTTCCTGCTCGCCGGGGCGCTGACCGCCTCGGTCAACGCGGCCAGCGGGCGCGCAGTGATGGGCTGGTTCGGCCCGGACGAGCGGGGCACCGCGATGGGCGTCCGGCAGACCGCGCAGCCGCTCGGCGTCGGCGTCGCCGCGCTGGCTCTGCCGCCGCTGGCGCAGCACTGGGGTTTCCAGTCCGCGGTGCTGTTCCCGGCGGTGTCCGGGCTGGTGGTCGCCGCGCTGGTGGCTTGGCTGGTGATCGACCCGCCGCGGCCGGAGAAGAAGCCGGGTGCGCCGAAGCCGGCGTCGCCGTACCGGACGCCGACGCTGTGGCGGCTGCACGGGGCGAGCGCGCTGCTGGTGGTGCCGCAGTTCGCGGTGTCCGCGTTCGCGCCGGTGTACCTGGTGTCGGCGCACGGCTGGAGTGCGCTGGCGGCGGGCTGGTTCCTGGCGGCTGTGCAGGTGCTGGGCGCGGTCGGCAGGCTGGCCTCGGGCTACTGGTCGGACCGGGTGGGCAGCCGCCTGCGCCCGATGCGGCAGCTGGCCGTGGCGAGCGCGGCGGTCATGCTGCTGGTCGCCGTCGGCGACGTGAGCTGGATGTGGGTGGTGCTGTTCGCGCTGGTCCTGGCCGCGGTGATCACGGTGGCGGACAACGGGCTCGGGTTCACCGCGTCCGCGGAGCTGGCCGGGATCGACTGGGCCGGGCGCGCGATGGGGACCCAGAACACGGCGCAGAACATCGCGGCATCCCTCACGCCGCCGTTGCTGGGCCTGGTGATCGGCGACTCCCGCTACGCGCTGGCGTTCTGCGTCGCCGCGGTGTTCCCGGTGCTGGCGGTCGGCCTCACGCCGGTCCGAGCCGAGTCTCGGTCGTCGTGA
- a CDS encoding MerR family transcriptional regulator, giving the protein MLIGELARRAGATERLLRYYERVGLLTAQRRDNGYREYDAGAVERVRQIRELLSVGLPTREICRIIDCAHPDGTLDACPGDHDDRDSARTGVRPTASTGNTAATQNASA; this is encoded by the coding sequence ATGCTGATCGGTGAACTCGCCAGGCGCGCCGGGGCGACAGAGCGGCTGCTGCGGTACTACGAGCGCGTCGGGCTGCTGACCGCTCAGCGCCGCGACAACGGGTACCGCGAGTACGACGCCGGCGCGGTCGAGCGCGTGCGGCAGATCCGCGAACTGCTCAGCGTCGGCCTGCCGACCAGGGAGATCTGCCGCATCATCGACTGCGCCCACCCCGACGGCACCCTGGACGCCTGCCCTGGCGATCACGACGACCGAGACTCGGCTCGGACCGGCGTGAGGCCGACCGCCAGCACCGGGAACACCGCGGCGACGCAGAACGCCAGCGCGTAG